The following are encoded together in the Thalassolituus oleivorans MIL-1 genome:
- a CDS encoding oxygenase MpaB family protein — translation MKSQTIPSRHGANKQAAYTVLQPMTLFLRNIEVVEPSDVDWFTLGRKLNDGDPLADDLVAWMLAEDAANRRKLFYQVVDGVVPIDSQLPGPLLAFMQAVTTAPKWLDHKQLTLATDVIARTGKIGMRVLRDFGLMAGYQAGAINHTLVITGTLEKGAPRRIAETTKWWIDCTGSDALNIDGAGFRSTLKVRAIHAMVRRHVAAKSEWDASYYGLPINQVDMQATYLGFSTVFLIGCRLLGCIFTKEEAESVMHLWRYIGWLMGVDEALLSHSEESGRVALYRNILSQPTADESSRVLGRALMDEPLERHYRVFPWLRRRIEKQIHLSMTRLAVGPRGMKALGLPSYILPWYPLLYAPLNMTYCLLALAIPALKNVKGKIGRYRQLQQLKVGFGAQPAELKRMEV, via the coding sequence ATGAAAAGCCAAACAATACCGAGCCGCCATGGCGCAAACAAACAGGCCGCATACACTGTTTTACAGCCGATGACGCTGTTTTTGCGGAATATCGAGGTAGTTGAACCGAGTGATGTGGACTGGTTTACCTTGGGGCGTAAGCTGAATGATGGCGATCCGCTAGCAGATGACTTGGTGGCTTGGATGCTGGCTGAAGATGCAGCTAATAGACGCAAGCTGTTCTACCAAGTTGTTGATGGTGTCGTTCCGATAGATTCCCAACTGCCGGGGCCGTTGTTGGCTTTCATGCAGGCCGTTACAACAGCGCCAAAGTGGCTTGATCATAAGCAGCTGACTCTGGCGACGGACGTCATTGCGCGCACGGGCAAAATTGGTATGCGGGTTCTGCGTGATTTCGGCTTAATGGCTGGCTATCAGGCTGGTGCAATTAATCATACTTTGGTGATAACAGGCACGCTGGAAAAGGGTGCTCCGCGACGTATAGCTGAAACAACGAAATGGTGGATAGATTGCACAGGTTCAGATGCGTTGAACATTGATGGAGCCGGCTTTCGCTCTACATTGAAGGTGCGTGCTATCCATGCCATGGTTCGACGTCACGTTGCAGCCAAGTCGGAATGGGACGCCAGTTATTACGGCTTACCGATTAATCAGGTTGATATGCAGGCGACTTATTTAGGCTTTTCAACCGTGTTCTTAATTGGTTGTCGTTTGCTTGGCTGTATATTCACGAAGGAAGAGGCGGAGTCGGTTATGCACCTTTGGCGTTATATCGGCTGGCTAATGGGAGTCGATGAAGCACTACTGAGTCACTCTGAGGAGAGTGGCCGAGTTGCTCTGTATCGGAATATTTTGAGTCAACCAACTGCGGATGAGAGTAGTCGTGTTCTAGGGCGGGCATTAATGGATGAGCCACTTGAACGTCACTATCGTGTATTTCCTTGGCTACGGCGTCGTATCGAAAAGCAAATTCATCTCAGCATGACACGTTTAGCCGTCGGACCGCGAGGCATGAAAGCGCTGGGCTTGCCATCTTACATCTTGCCTTGGTATCCCTTGTTATATGCTCCATTGAATATGACTTATTGTTTATTGGCGCTGGCCATCCCTGCACTTAAGAATGTAAAAGGCAAAATCGGACGCTACCGTCAGCTGCAACAACTCAAAGTTGGTTTTGGTGCTCAGCCAGCTGAGCTGAAACGGATGGAAGTATGA
- a CDS encoding TetR/AcrR family transcriptional regulator, with protein sequence MKNIAPPQSTSHRTRILESLETCLDAKSFRDITLTDIAAAAHISRRTFYEHFANKDECLLALSEETSAHIMKAILTSFSGADSWEDKVEKISHAYLQEIQKKTVLMRALYIELGALGLEGQQLRRKIADIFADFLCNQVKMHILKGDSLREISHDVGVILVSGINQLILNRLLDDNKARLTDLTSTAVQIIHSVSKI encoded by the coding sequence ATGAAAAATATTGCCCCCCCCCAAAGCACTTCACATCGCACTCGCATTCTAGAATCGTTAGAAACGTGTCTAGACGCCAAATCGTTTCGGGATATAACTCTCACCGATATCGCGGCGGCAGCGCACATTTCACGTAGAACCTTCTATGAACATTTTGCCAACAAGGATGAGTGCCTACTGGCATTAAGTGAGGAAACAAGTGCCCATATAATGAAAGCGATACTTACTTCGTTTTCAGGCGCCGATTCTTGGGAAGATAAAGTAGAGAAAATCAGTCACGCTTATTTGCAAGAGATACAGAAAAAAACGGTACTAATGCGTGCTTTATATATCGAGTTGGGTGCATTGGGACTAGAAGGACAACAACTACGCCGAAAAATTGCCGACATATTTGCAGATTTTTTATGTAATCAAGTAAAAATGCATATATTAAAAGGCGATAGTTTGCGCGAAATATCGCATGACGTCGGCGTCATCCTAGTTTCGGGGATAAACCAATTAATCCTCAATCGATTACTAGATGACAATAAAGCCAGATTAACTGACCTAACCAGCACTGCGGTACAAATTATTCACAGCGTCTCTAAAATTTAG
- a CDS encoding DUF1330 domain-containing protein — MKFLKWLVVGGISILTQFSYAQEDVIIDQNEKINKAFIILQAEIVDVDMFFNQYAVPAEVEVDFYGGKPLVATFDKEVFEGEWDNNWTIILTFPSLDAAKEWYYSDNYQAVLPYRHAATAFGNMIFFEGTDQSKINWNIRQYKNAEVDLVEPLTLDTEPDYLIAVDANWTSKRGRFQLEAAFDSVDVTGHTMALSYRIITDESLVAQSCRYPLVVSVGDTSGDLKRLGVYSDAERDWTNLEFTLKGRHISQLLESASRVTFDLASPRGGDCGNTRLEVKNLVIR; from the coding sequence ATGAAGTTTCTAAAGTGGTTGGTTGTTGGCGGGATCTCGATTTTAACTCAGTTTTCCTATGCGCAAGAAGATGTGATTATTGATCAAAACGAAAAAATTAATAAGGCATTTATCATCTTGCAGGCGGAAATTGTTGATGTAGACATGTTCTTTAATCAGTATGCCGTGCCGGCAGAGGTTGAAGTTGATTTTTACGGAGGAAAGCCGCTGGTTGCGACTTTCGATAAAGAAGTGTTCGAAGGTGAATGGGATAATAATTGGACCATTATTTTAACCTTTCCATCGTTAGATGCTGCTAAAGAATGGTATTACAGCGACAATTATCAGGCCGTGCTTCCTTATCGCCATGCTGCTACCGCATTCGGTAATATGATTTTTTTTGAGGGTACTGATCAAAGTAAAATTAATTGGAACATTCGCCAGTACAAAAATGCTGAAGTTGATCTGGTTGAGCCATTAACTTTGGATACTGAACCGGATTATTTAATCGCGGTTGATGCCAACTGGACAAGCAAGCGAGGGCGCTTCCAATTAGAAGCAGCCTTTGATTCGGTAGATGTGACGGGTCATACCATGGCTCTCTCATATCGAATTATTACTGATGAAAGCCTAGTTGCTCAAAGTTGTCGTTATCCCTTAGTTGTGTCTGTCGGCGATACTTCAGGAGATTTAAAGAGATTGGGTGTGTATTCGGACGCGGAACGAGACTGGACCAATTTAGAGTTTACTTTGAAAGGAAGGCATATTTCACAGTTACTTGAATCTGCTAGTCGCGTGACATTTGATTTGGCTTCACCAAGAGGCGGTGATTGTGGGAATACACGTTTAGAAGTGAAAAACTTGGTTATACGTTAA
- a CDS encoding HAD family hydrolase produces the protein MENKRLFVFDLDGTIVDTVEDIAASMNAVLNFYGLPTKPLEHYRKLVGNGTLNMVTKTLGDEFDAVEEAHFLFELNYKENCLVRSKPYPGIAVAMASIASSGDYLAVLTNKIQPLAQKIVAAMFPNISFDAIVGLSPENKAKPNPDTLIRLINQFKPVECFMIGDTIVDLQTARNAGVNSIAVLWGYSSSKELQTMNPGRVFSDVDSMLLSFGLEVVVPA, from the coding sequence ATGGAAAATAAAAGATTATTCGTATTCGATCTTGACGGTACAATCGTAGATACCGTCGAGGATATCGCGGCTTCAATGAATGCTGTTCTTAATTTCTATGGATTGCCAACTAAACCGTTAGAGCATTATCGCAAGCTCGTTGGTAACGGAACGTTGAATATGGTTACTAAGACGTTAGGGGATGAATTTGATGCCGTTGAAGAAGCTCATTTTTTGTTTGAGTTAAACTATAAAGAAAATTGCTTGGTTCGTTCTAAGCCATATCCTGGCATAGCGGTCGCGATGGCGTCTATTGCAAGTTCAGGTGATTATCTTGCGGTTTTAACTAACAAAATTCAGCCGTTAGCTCAGAAGATCGTTGCTGCAATGTTTCCTAATATTTCTTTCGATGCCATTGTCGGACTAAGCCCTGAAAACAAAGCGAAGCCGAATCCTGATACTTTAATCAGACTGATAAACCAGTTTAAGCCAGTTGAGTGTTTCATGATCGGAGATACCATCGTTGATCTGCAAACAGCCCGAAATGCTGGAGTTAACTCAATTGCAGTATTGTGGGGGTATTCTAGTTCCAAGGAATTGCAAACGATGAATCCAGGACGTGTATTTAGTGACGTTGATTCGATGTTGCTAAGTTTTGGTCTTGAGGTTGTTGTTCCTGCTTAA
- a CDS encoding sulfite exporter TauE/SafE family protein gives MHIDASGSEVVDTGEPRSYFSTQFTKDLVFFAVAIVVGLLVIAFSFDEPIDLILERWPVFFTAIVAAAVANATAVGGGFIFMPLFTFGYGFTSLESLKLALATQAFGMSSGALAWSVKRIVMSVLGFSLVFAIAGMFIGSFYITPNQNHIDIAFGAASLGLAVILIIEVYYSKNSSEYRNIRKPTLLDLIVFAALCLLGGMINAWVSIGIGEIVALWMLLRWRYPLALCISTGVAALAGCSIAGLLIHSELGGIRWDFLAFTAPGVVIGGRLGARMGVAICGDAGDVGEVSNVKSSDRLKHFIIAVIFVDGVAVLFNAL, from the coding sequence ATGCATATCGATGCTAGTGGTAGTGAAGTAGTTGATACTGGGGAGCCCAGAAGTTATTTCTCAACCCAGTTCACCAAAGATTTAGTCTTCTTTGCTGTTGCCATTGTCGTTGGTTTATTGGTCATCGCTTTTTCTTTCGATGAGCCAATAGACCTGATTTTAGAGCGATGGCCCGTGTTTTTTACCGCTATCGTCGCCGCAGCCGTTGCTAATGCAACGGCTGTTGGTGGCGGTTTTATATTCATGCCATTGTTTACTTTCGGTTACGGGTTCACTTCTCTAGAATCGTTAAAATTAGCATTAGCGACTCAAGCATTTGGTATGTCTTCTGGTGCTTTAGCGTGGTCGGTAAAGCGCATTGTAATGAGTGTTCTCGGTTTTTCGCTTGTTTTTGCTATTGCTGGGATGTTCATTGGAAGCTTTTATATTACTCCTAACCAAAATCACATCGATATAGCCTTCGGTGCAGCATCTTTGGGGTTGGCGGTTATCTTGATTATTGAAGTTTATTATTCCAAAAATAGTTCTGAATATCGCAACATCCGCAAGCCAACGCTTTTGGATCTTATTGTCTTTGCCGCGTTATGCCTACTTGGCGGAATGATAAATGCTTGGGTTTCTATCGGTATAGGCGAGATCGTTGCGCTATGGATGTTGTTACGTTGGCGTTATCCGCTTGCGTTATGTATTTCAACAGGGGTTGCTGCATTAGCCGGCTGCTCTATAGCTGGATTACTTATTCATTCTGAATTGGGTGGTATCCGTTGGGATTTCCTCGCATTCACTGCGCCAGGTGTCGTCATTGGTGGGCGTTTGGGCGCAAGAATGGGTGTGGCAATTTGCGGTGATGCTGGGGATGTCGGAGAGGTATCTAATGTCAAATCTAGCGATAGACTGAAGCACTTCATTATTGCCGTTATCTTCGTTGACGGTGTGGCTGTTCTATTCAATGCATTATGA
- a CDS encoding TauD/TfdA dioxygenase family protein: protein MNIENLCEFGGIVHAADNTNLLELPSSYIENLFKDYHLLLFRGFDSLSKDEMVAFSERFGPLLKWDFGYVFDLQIQENPKNHIFREGRLELHWDGSYLGPEKTPKYSFFQCIEGNDFEGGETIFCDSINAFEDSDDEFKSKLKAANITYQTERKAHFGGTLSWPLVCPMTNDGRPVIRYMEAFNEDNEDINPIDVSVDGMDRLNSDAFLRELNAHLYKSKYLYQHRWTKGEFLMFNNNALLHGRNSFQSASDRRRIQRVHIL from the coding sequence ATGAATATCGAAAATCTATGTGAATTCGGAGGTATTGTTCACGCAGCGGACAATACCAATTTACTCGAATTACCTAGCAGCTATATCGAGAACTTATTTAAGGATTATCACTTACTACTATTTCGTGGATTTGATTCTTTATCTAAGGACGAAATGGTGGCTTTTTCGGAGCGATTCGGGCCGCTATTGAAATGGGATTTTGGCTATGTATTCGACCTACAAATCCAAGAAAACCCAAAGAATCATATCTTTCGCGAAGGTCGCTTAGAGTTACATTGGGATGGTAGTTATCTTGGGCCTGAAAAGACGCCAAAGTACAGCTTTTTTCAATGTATCGAGGGTAATGATTTTGAGGGAGGCGAAACGATTTTTTGTGATTCTATCAACGCATTTGAAGATAGCGATGACGAATTCAAGAGCAAGTTGAAGGCCGCCAATATTACCTACCAAACTGAAAGAAAAGCCCATTTTGGCGGGACCTTGTCTTGGCCGCTTGTGTGCCCAATGACCAATGACGGTCGGCCGGTGATTCGTTATATGGAGGCCTTTAATGAAGATAATGAAGATATAAATCCTATCGACGTGTCGGTTGATGGTATGGATAGATTAAATTCGGATGCTTTTTTACGGGAGCTTAATGCTCATTTGTATAAGTCGAAATATCTCTATCAGCACCGTTGGACAAAAGGTGAGTTTTTGATGTTTAACAACAATGCGTTGTTACACGGCAGAAATTCCTTTCAAAGTGCATCGGATCGACGACGCATACAGCGTGTCCACATATTGTAG
- a CDS encoding L-tyrosine/L-tryptophan isonitrile synthase family protein: MEDLTVSHRDTETLDTENSLVPTVNAAMLADQILNVIFDKRRLLPDEDIAEVGEREERQVHFERILAYVEAREKIQMILPAFPVKSPNRNKTLAHLPDYAERHAFKQLSLLCDEIKSIYSPGAEISICSDGRVFSDLLRISDDHVTEYGETLRSMVEESHPGVFTFFNLDKVYSSISCFETMREDLMVSYGEALSDLVYRTKTEPHAKSMYLGITRFIFEDFSGIDPFRSLARNAIQKASKLVSYRVIQRSNAWSRLLKEQFPQAVRLSIHPQFRVSEKIGIYLGDAENAWVTPWHSVAVVEDDRVLFMKRSDAEAQPDVLLAYQDGRPSHFVRQMRLERAS, from the coding sequence ATGGAAGATTTAACCGTAAGTCACCGCGATACTGAAACGTTGGATACAGAGAACTCTCTTGTTCCTACTGTTAATGCCGCAATGTTGGCCGATCAAATATTGAATGTTATTTTTGATAAGCGCCGTTTATTGCCCGACGAAGATATCGCCGAAGTAGGTGAGCGAGAAGAGCGTCAAGTTCATTTTGAGAGAATCCTTGCTTATGTCGAAGCAAGAGAGAAAATTCAAATGATTTTACCAGCATTTCCGGTTAAATCTCCAAATCGTAACAAGACATTAGCCCATTTACCTGACTATGCTGAACGCCATGCATTTAAACAACTGAGCTTGTTGTGCGATGAAATAAAATCTATTTACTCGCCAGGTGCTGAAATATCAATTTGCTCAGATGGTCGGGTGTTTTCAGATTTATTGAGAATTTCGGATGATCACGTAACGGAGTACGGTGAGACCCTGAGATCAATGGTTGAAGAATCGCACCCAGGTGTGTTTACCTTCTTTAATTTAGACAAGGTTTATAGCTCTATATCTTGTTTTGAGACAATGCGTGAAGACCTAATGGTATCTTATGGAGAGGCACTGTCGGATTTGGTTTATCGAACTAAAACTGAGCCGCATGCTAAATCCATGTATCTTGGAATTACGCGTTTTATTTTTGAGGATTTTAGCGGAATTGATCCATTTCGATCATTGGCGCGAAATGCTATCCAAAAAGCTTCAAAGCTGGTTTCTTATCGTGTTATTCAGCGCTCGAACGCTTGGAGTCGCTTATTGAAAGAGCAGTTTCCTCAGGCCGTGCGTCTTTCGATACATCCGCAGTTTCGAGTATCAGAGAAGATAGGCATCTATCTTGGTGATGCGGAAAATGCTTGGGTAACGCCTTGGCATTCCGTTGCAGTTGTCGAAGATGATCGTGTCCTATTTATGAAACGTTCTGATGCTGAAGCTCAGCCCGATGTGTTACTTGCTTATCAAGATGGCCGCCCAAGTCACTTTGTGCGTCAGATGCGATTAGAGCGAGCGTCTTGA
- a CDS encoding NAD(P)/FAD-dependent oxidoreductase: MNELMSEENHETQCDLLIIGHSMAGGCLARQMKLEHPELRITVIERKTEFGYWVGESTLEAFWNYAATSLDLGHYLDTNHLYKHGLRFFYDSKEHDLALKDMSEVGRSWYHGTPAHQIDRKKFDTDLCRMNIESGIDVRLGVTVTDVALDRDHGHTIKTAAGNFRAKWVVDAAGFASPIARQLGICEIKNDEHPISSYWARVSGVANLDLLGGKEWRQRVRYTTRTLATTHFMYGGYWFWLIPLDGETYSIGLVTKNDECDIKIKGEQEFLDFLRTHKCMEELLPVETTRILDYTQMKNLSRRVSAPYSEDRWFLTGMSAVFLDPLLSPGSAYLSDSNRMIGDMIKADMQGDDEAYRVMVPVFNRFSQFWLDNFFLHIKGLYHPCYDRQKVYFTSMLMQWFGIILPSSMVKNWGYMPGMTMADLQGFYDQMDYLSANNVIHKIDHIAHEFEDLLKSRGLEFSHNEGQFFDVEIDDCFMENTRTMGSTLTMDSIVHIEQKMLEVTYLGILQRLAELDNVQATKADLMDAARESCQYELTVLEAFNTLCTKANKTRKEQESQVAMA, from the coding sequence ATGAACGAATTAATGTCAGAAGAAAATCACGAAACACAATGCGATTTGCTTATTATCGGTCATTCAATGGCTGGCGGCTGTCTTGCTAGACAGATGAAGCTAGAACATCCTGAATTGAGAATTACCGTTATTGAACGCAAAACTGAATTCGGATACTGGGTAGGCGAGTCTACCTTAGAGGCATTCTGGAACTATGCTGCCACTAGTCTGGATTTAGGCCACTACCTAGATACTAACCATTTGTACAAGCACGGCCTGCGCTTTTTCTATGACTCGAAAGAGCATGACTTAGCCTTAAAAGATATGAGTGAAGTAGGACGTTCTTGGTATCACGGCACACCGGCTCATCAAATTGATCGTAAAAAGTTTGATACTGATCTTTGTCGTATGAATATTGAATCAGGCATTGATGTACGTTTAGGCGTGACAGTCACAGATGTCGCACTGGATCGCGATCATGGTCATACGATTAAAACTGCAGCCGGTAATTTTCGCGCTAAATGGGTTGTGGATGCAGCGGGTTTCGCATCGCCTATTGCTCGTCAACTTGGTATTTGTGAAATTAAAAACGATGAGCATCCGATTAGCTCATATTGGGCTCGTGTTTCTGGTGTTGCGAATCTTGATCTACTTGGTGGCAAAGAATGGCGTCAGCGTGTGCGTTACACCACCCGCACATTGGCGACGACACACTTTATGTACGGAGGATATTGGTTCTGGCTAATTCCTCTAGATGGCGAAACATATAGTATTGGGCTTGTTACTAAAAATGATGAATGCGATATCAAGATAAAAGGTGAACAAGAGTTCTTAGATTTCTTGCGCACTCACAAGTGTATGGAAGAACTATTGCCAGTAGAAACGACAAGGATTCTTGACTATACCCAGATGAAAAATCTTTCTCGTAGAGTATCGGCTCCTTATTCTGAAGATCGCTGGTTCCTAACGGGTATGTCTGCTGTATTTTTGGACCCACTATTGTCACCAGGATCGGCTTATCTCTCCGATAGTAATCGTATGATCGGCGATATGATTAAAGCTGACATGCAAGGTGATGATGAAGCTTACCGTGTAATGGTTCCGGTATTTAATCGTTTTTCTCAATTCTGGCTTGATAACTTCTTTCTACATATTAAAGGTCTATATCATCCTTGTTATGACCGTCAAAAAGTCTACTTTACCTCGATGTTGATGCAGTGGTTTGGGATTATCCTGCCTTCGTCAATGGTGAAGAATTGGGGTTATATGCCCGGTATGACGATGGCTGATTTACAGGGTTTTTATGATCAGATGGATTATTTAAGTGCTAACAATGTGATCCATAAAATTGATCACATAGCTCATGAATTTGAAGACTTATTGAAGAGTCGTGGATTGGAATTTTCGCATAATGAAGGTCAATTCTTCGATGTTGAAATTGACGATTGTTTCATGGAAAACACCCGCACCATGGGTAGCACGTTAACCATGGACTCCATTGTGCACATCGAGCAAAAAATGCTGGAAGTAACTTATCTCGGCATTCTTCAGCGCTTGGCTGAACTAGATAATGTTCAGGCAACTAAAGCCGATCTAATGGATGCAGCGCGAGAGTCCTGCCAATACGAATTAACGGTATTGGAGGCCTTTAACACTTTATGTACGAAAGCTAATAAGACTCGTAAAGAGCAAGAAAGCCAAGTAGCAATGGCCTAA
- a CDS encoding protein tyrosine phosphatase family protein, protein MNTMKSSEVFNYKKINDLISTSGQPSKEDFRKIKEDGFELVIDLAPVDYDRYSIQDQPALLRNLNLPYIHIPVDFKSPSTEDYEHFSTALKNNYGKKIWIHCAANYRVTVFFSIWAEKNLNWSEEKSNELIDSIWKSDPNWTMNDVWRDFMMNARSLEPA, encoded by the coding sequence ATGAATACTATGAAAAGTAGCGAAGTCTTTAACTACAAGAAGATAAATGACCTGATAAGCACGAGTGGTCAGCCCTCGAAAGAGGATTTCAGAAAGATCAAAGAAGATGGTTTTGAACTAGTTATTGATTTGGCTCCTGTGGATTATGATAGATATTCAATTCAAGATCAGCCCGCATTGCTCAGAAACTTAAACCTTCCCTATATTCACATCCCAGTCGATTTTAAATCTCCGTCTACTGAAGACTACGAACATTTCAGTACAGCTCTAAAAAATAATTACGGAAAAAAAATATGGATTCATTGCGCAGCAAATTATCGCGTCACAGTCTTTTTCTCCATTTGGGCTGAGAAAAACTTGAACTGGAGTGAAGAAAAATCTAACGAACTTATAGATTCGATTTGGAAATCAGATCCTAACTGGACTATGAACGATGTTTGGCGCGATTTTATGATGAACGCCAGATCGTTAGAGCCTGCTTAG